The proteins below are encoded in one region of Salmo salar chromosome ssa02, Ssal_v3.1, whole genome shotgun sequence:
- the tcea3 gene encoding transcription elongation factor A protein 3 isoform X3, translated as MTREEELIRIAKKLDKMVYRNNTEGALDLLNELKSFNMTLKLLQETRIGISVNGIRKHCTDDVVVSLAKILIKDWKRLLDAARTQSTERPNEMKNGVDSNKSTGSPVRSPLEKDTRRDSMGSKTSSSPSAKKLSSETKESHGSKSSHPGPLQRKSSTDSIERRKKPDMPKIPTTPTSPMSPSFSSAGVPLSPCLATGENIRDKCIEMLAAALRTDDNFKEFGTNCDSMAAEIEDYIYKEMGATDMKYKNRVRSRISNLKDPKNPGLRRNVLAGGIELRRVAIMSAEEMASDELKQLRNNLTKEAIREHQLSKTSGTISDLFQCSKCSKKNCTYNQMQTRSADEPMTTFVLCNECGNRWKFC; from the exons GAGGGTGCCCTGGACCTGCTGAATGAACTGAAGAGCTTCAACATGACGCTGAAACTTTTGCAG GAAACGAGGATTGGCATATCTGTGAATGGAATCAGGAAGCACTGCACAGACGACGTGGTCGTTTCCCTGGCCAAGATCCTCATCAAGgactggaagagactgctgg ATGCTGCACGTACTCAGAGTACTGAGAGGCCCAATGAGATGAAGAATGGGGTTGACTCCAACAAATCCACAGGGTCCCCAGTCAGGTCCCCCTTAGAGAAAGACACCAG GAGGGACTCTATGGGTTCCAAGACTAGCAGCTCACCCTCAGCTAAGAAGCTCTCTAGTGAGAC GAAAGAATCTCATGGCTCCAAGTCTTCTCACCCTGGCCCTCTGCAGAGAAAGTCCTCAACGGACAGTATTGAACG GAGAAAGAAACCAGATATGCCAAAGatccccaccacccccaccagtCCCATGTCCCCCTCCTTCAGCTCAGCAGGGGTTCCCCTGTCCCCTTGCCTGGCCACTGGAGAAAATATCAGGGACAAGTGCATCGAGATGCTGGCTGCTGCTCTACGCACAGATG ATAACTTCAAAGAATTTGGGACAAACTGTGACTCAATGGCAGCAGAGATTGAAGATT ATATTTACAAGGAGATGGGAGCCACAGATATGAAGTATAAAAACAGGGTGCGGAGCCGCATCAGCAACCTGAAGGACCCCAAAAACCCTGGGCTGCGGAGGAACGTCCTGGCTGGAGGCATCGAGCTCAGACGTGTCGCCATCATGTCTGCTGAG GAGATGGCTAGTGATGAGCTGAAGCAGCTGAGGAACAATCTGACTAAGGAGGCCATTAGGGAACACCAGCTGTCCAAAACCAGCGGTACCATTTCTGATCTGTTTCAGTGCAGCAAGTGCAGCAAAAAGAACTGCACCTACAACCAG atgcagACCCGCAGCGCTGACGAGCCTATGACCACTTTTGTTCTCTGTAACGAGTGCGGGAACCGCTGGAAG TTCTGCTGA
- the tcea3 gene encoding transcription elongation factor A protein 3 isoform X4, producing the protein MTREEELIRIAKKLDKMVYRNNTEGALDLLNELKSFNMTLKLLQETRIGISVNGIRKHCTDDVVVSLAKILIKDWKRLLDAARTQSTERPNEMKNGVDSNKSTGSPVRSPLEKDTRKESHGSKSSHPGPLQRKSSTDSIERRKKPDMPKIPTTPTSPMSPSFSSAGVPLSPCLATGENIRDKCIEMLAAALRTDDNFKEFGTNCDSMAAEIEDYIYKEMGATDMKYKNRVRSRISNLKDPKNPGLRRNVLAGGIELRRVAIMSAEEMASDELKQLRNNLTKEAIREHQLSKTSGTISDLFQCSKCSKKNCTYNQMQTRSADEPMTTFVLCNECGNRWKFC; encoded by the exons GAGGGTGCCCTGGACCTGCTGAATGAACTGAAGAGCTTCAACATGACGCTGAAACTTTTGCAG GAAACGAGGATTGGCATATCTGTGAATGGAATCAGGAAGCACTGCACAGACGACGTGGTCGTTTCCCTGGCCAAGATCCTCATCAAGgactggaagagactgctgg ATGCTGCACGTACTCAGAGTACTGAGAGGCCCAATGAGATGAAGAATGGGGTTGACTCCAACAAATCCACAGGGTCCCCAGTCAGGTCCCCCTTAGAGAAAGACACCAG GAAAGAATCTCATGGCTCCAAGTCTTCTCACCCTGGCCCTCTGCAGAGAAAGTCCTCAACGGACAGTATTGAACG GAGAAAGAAACCAGATATGCCAAAGatccccaccacccccaccagtCCCATGTCCCCCTCCTTCAGCTCAGCAGGGGTTCCCCTGTCCCCTTGCCTGGCCACTGGAGAAAATATCAGGGACAAGTGCATCGAGATGCTGGCTGCTGCTCTACGCACAGATG ATAACTTCAAAGAATTTGGGACAAACTGTGACTCAATGGCAGCAGAGATTGAAGATT ATATTTACAAGGAGATGGGAGCCACAGATATGAAGTATAAAAACAGGGTGCGGAGCCGCATCAGCAACCTGAAGGACCCCAAAAACCCTGGGCTGCGGAGGAACGTCCTGGCTGGAGGCATCGAGCTCAGACGTGTCGCCATCATGTCTGCTGAG GAGATGGCTAGTGATGAGCTGAAGCAGCTGAGGAACAATCTGACTAAGGAGGCCATTAGGGAACACCAGCTGTCCAAAACCAGCGGTACCATTTCTGATCTGTTTCAGTGCAGCAAGTGCAGCAAAAAGAACTGCACCTACAACCAG atgcagACCCGCAGCGCTGACGAGCCTATGACCACTTTTGTTCTCTGTAACGAGTGCGGGAACCGCTGGAAG TTCTGCTGA
- the tcea3 gene encoding transcription elongation factor A protein 2 isoform X1 has protein sequence MTREEELIRIAKKLDKMVYRNNTEGALDLLNELKSFNMTLKLLQETRIGISVNGIRKHCTDDVVVSLAKILIKDWKRLLDAARTQSTERPNEMKNGVDSNKSTGSPVRSPLEKDTRKYSDSKVPKRPSIDAKEERKDLSDSKPKPAKRQSLDSSDSKPKRSKRPSLDGKKDRRDSMGSKTSSSPSAKKLSSETKESHGSKSSHPGPLQRKSSTDSIERRKKPDMPKIPTTPTSPMSPSFSSAGVPLSPCLATGENIRDKCIEMLAAALRTDDNFKEFGTNCDSMAAEIEDYIYKEMGATDMKYKNRVRSRISNLKDPKNPGLRRNVLAGGIELRRVAIMSAEEMASDELKQLRNNLTKEAIREHQLSKTSGTISDLFQCSKCSKKNCTYNQMQTRSADEPMTTFVLCNECGNRWKFC, from the exons GAGGGTGCCCTGGACCTGCTGAATGAACTGAAGAGCTTCAACATGACGCTGAAACTTTTGCAG GAAACGAGGATTGGCATATCTGTGAATGGAATCAGGAAGCACTGCACAGACGACGTGGTCGTTTCCCTGGCCAAGATCCTCATCAAGgactggaagagactgctgg ATGCTGCACGTACTCAGAGTACTGAGAGGCCCAATGAGATGAAGAATGGGGTTGACTCCAACAAATCCACAGGGTCCCCAGTCAGGTCCCCCTTAGAGAAAGACACCAG AAAATACTCCGATAGCAAAGTGCCCAAAAGACCATCTATTGATGCCAAGGAAGAAAG AAAGGATTTGTCAGATTCCAAACCAAAACCTGCTAAAAGGCAGAGTCTGGACTCGTCAGATTCCAAACCAAAACGTTCTAAAAGGCCAAGTCTGGATGGCAAGAAAGACAG GAGGGACTCTATGGGTTCCAAGACTAGCAGCTCACCCTCAGCTAAGAAGCTCTCTAGTGAGAC GAAAGAATCTCATGGCTCCAAGTCTTCTCACCCTGGCCCTCTGCAGAGAAAGTCCTCAACGGACAGTATTGAACG GAGAAAGAAACCAGATATGCCAAAGatccccaccacccccaccagtCCCATGTCCCCCTCCTTCAGCTCAGCAGGGGTTCCCCTGTCCCCTTGCCTGGCCACTGGAGAAAATATCAGGGACAAGTGCATCGAGATGCTGGCTGCTGCTCTACGCACAGATG ATAACTTCAAAGAATTTGGGACAAACTGTGACTCAATGGCAGCAGAGATTGAAGATT ATATTTACAAGGAGATGGGAGCCACAGATATGAAGTATAAAAACAGGGTGCGGAGCCGCATCAGCAACCTGAAGGACCCCAAAAACCCTGGGCTGCGGAGGAACGTCCTGGCTGGAGGCATCGAGCTCAGACGTGTCGCCATCATGTCTGCTGAG GAGATGGCTAGTGATGAGCTGAAGCAGCTGAGGAACAATCTGACTAAGGAGGCCATTAGGGAACACCAGCTGTCCAAAACCAGCGGTACCATTTCTGATCTGTTTCAGTGCAGCAAGTGCAGCAAAAAGAACTGCACCTACAACCAG atgcagACCCGCAGCGCTGACGAGCCTATGACCACTTTTGTTCTCTGTAACGAGTGCGGGAACCGCTGGAAG TTCTGCTGA
- the tcea3 gene encoding transcription elongation factor A protein 3 isoform X2 — MTREEELIRIAKKLDKMVYRNNTEGALDLLNELKSFNMTLKLLQETRIGISVNGIRKHCTDDVVVSLAKILIKDWKRLLDAARTQSTERPNEMKNGVDSNKSTGSPVRSPLEKDTRKYSDSKVPKRPSIDAKEERKDLSDSKPKPAKRQSLDSSDSKPKRSKRPSLDGKKDRKESHGSKSSHPGPLQRKSSTDSIERRKKPDMPKIPTTPTSPMSPSFSSAGVPLSPCLATGENIRDKCIEMLAAALRTDDNFKEFGTNCDSMAAEIEDYIYKEMGATDMKYKNRVRSRISNLKDPKNPGLRRNVLAGGIELRRVAIMSAEEMASDELKQLRNNLTKEAIREHQLSKTSGTISDLFQCSKCSKKNCTYNQMQTRSADEPMTTFVLCNECGNRWKFC; from the exons GAGGGTGCCCTGGACCTGCTGAATGAACTGAAGAGCTTCAACATGACGCTGAAACTTTTGCAG GAAACGAGGATTGGCATATCTGTGAATGGAATCAGGAAGCACTGCACAGACGACGTGGTCGTTTCCCTGGCCAAGATCCTCATCAAGgactggaagagactgctgg ATGCTGCACGTACTCAGAGTACTGAGAGGCCCAATGAGATGAAGAATGGGGTTGACTCCAACAAATCCACAGGGTCCCCAGTCAGGTCCCCCTTAGAGAAAGACACCAG AAAATACTCCGATAGCAAAGTGCCCAAAAGACCATCTATTGATGCCAAGGAAGAAAG AAAGGATTTGTCAGATTCCAAACCAAAACCTGCTAAAAGGCAGAGTCTGGACTCGTCAGATTCCAAACCAAAACGTTCTAAAAGGCCAAGTCTGGATGGCAAGAAAGACAG GAAAGAATCTCATGGCTCCAAGTCTTCTCACCCTGGCCCTCTGCAGAGAAAGTCCTCAACGGACAGTATTGAACG GAGAAAGAAACCAGATATGCCAAAGatccccaccacccccaccagtCCCATGTCCCCCTCCTTCAGCTCAGCAGGGGTTCCCCTGTCCCCTTGCCTGGCCACTGGAGAAAATATCAGGGACAAGTGCATCGAGATGCTGGCTGCTGCTCTACGCACAGATG ATAACTTCAAAGAATTTGGGACAAACTGTGACTCAATGGCAGCAGAGATTGAAGATT ATATTTACAAGGAGATGGGAGCCACAGATATGAAGTATAAAAACAGGGTGCGGAGCCGCATCAGCAACCTGAAGGACCCCAAAAACCCTGGGCTGCGGAGGAACGTCCTGGCTGGAGGCATCGAGCTCAGACGTGTCGCCATCATGTCTGCTGAG GAGATGGCTAGTGATGAGCTGAAGCAGCTGAGGAACAATCTGACTAAGGAGGCCATTAGGGAACACCAGCTGTCCAAAACCAGCGGTACCATTTCTGATCTGTTTCAGTGCAGCAAGTGCAGCAAAAAGAACTGCACCTACAACCAG atgcagACCCGCAGCGCTGACGAGCCTATGACCACTTTTGTTCTCTGTAACGAGTGCGGGAACCGCTGGAAG TTCTGCTGA